The genome window ttaattaacatttttgaAATTGGTAActtttataagaataaattacAGAGACATCCCATCTATTTAAGAGAATTACATAAGTCACCCTCcgtttgaaaacatttattTGACACCCTTTTATATAACAACATTAAGttaaatatagttttaaaagttgaaatttgaaattagtcTTCATTACAGATGTGTTCTACATGTGTTTTCATAAAAATTACACAAGTCATCCATccgtttgaaaatatttatttgataccTCTTGTGTTTTATACATATTACACATGCATCTTCTCATgtgttttttaaacattttatgtATGATATATCATTATCGTTTCAAATTTGGATTATCAGTATACATTaccattatttttatatataatgcaAACATGGCACCGCGACTTTGTCATAGATTTCGTTAACATTTCTCACCTTTGCATATATAGCACTGACGTGTCCCAACGATGATGGAGGGTTTCATTTTCGTTGTTCTCCCATGCAAGACTTTATTTGGTTTATTCAATTTGCAAAtgggtttttcattttttatttacatcttGGTTTGGAGGATTGGTTTGTAGACCTagataagaaggaaaaaaataaaggaaaagggagaagagaaaaataaaagagagaggCCAAACACCACCCTCAAGGTCTACGCAATGGTGTGAATGGTGTGTACAAAAGGAGGAAGATGAAGGGTATGCTAAAAGTGTCATGTTTTAATGAAAAAGATGAGATTGAGGcatgttgaagaaaaaaaaaaacttaataattaCATTTCAACCACATGACCCATAAACTAGACGAAAATAACACCCTTTAAAATAGAGGGGTGTCActtcaataaaaatacaaaagttaaagagattttttaagGTTAAAAAAATGAGGAATACCTCTTGTAATTTGAGTGAAATATACGCATTGACActgtaattgatttttttaattatgaataattttaattattataacctTTTCCATAAGGATTTAcatttaattgttatttaaaaagatatctcacataaatcaaataaatatgaaaatccttctttcttttcttttatagaaACATTGCAACATTGATCAGTCTTGAaaagttatctctttttttttcttctttctattaCATCACGAAAAAGAATAGTATGTATGAAATTCCTGAAAACTCTCCCTCTTCTTTTAAAACTTCATCTCTTCTCCTTTCGAGTTTGTTTGTCCCTTTTCTTTACATTTAGTTAATGGCCGTATAAACTTGTAATTGAGGTGATTTtaaaatcttgttttttttttaactatatttttctattcgctttaaaaaatatcaattttcccctataatatattattacaaCCAGCAAATACCCATTTTCGAGTTTgcactttttaatttatcaccaagataactttataattttgtatataattttctattttatacatttctgaTTCTCCTCTCCAAAATAGATTCCACTTTTCTCCTAACCAAAATAGATTCTAACCATATAATGTCCATTACAACTCCGTGTTGGCTATTTTGATGAACTAAATTACTTTAACAtacctttttaaatttaattatgtgaaatttgtTAACCCTTTTCTTTAGAAGGTGTAATTTAACAACTTGCACccaaatgtatttttagaacaattaaaattataatttactaaGGTATCCCTTCTAAAAAAATGGGTTTACGTGTTAACTTGTTGATAAATGTACCAATTCATTTTAAACAGTAAAGTTTACTCGAGAGTTTGAGTGTCAAATCTAGAGGAATTTTATTTGTACTTAAGTTTATGTATATCCAATTTACAAGTAAAAGATAACGAATTGGAAatataaagaagaaagaaggaattgGAAAATCAAAGgtaaaaataaacaagattaaatgtaaatgataattttagaatttaaatatgttggggCCTAACATGCCTAATCACCCTTGATGCAATATTAATgtgtttttctatttaattCTATTCCAATTTTCACTCACATCTATTAAGACAAAACAGTAAATTACATGACGTTTGGAGAGGTATACATAAGCAAAACAAGATCACTCTATCCCTAACAATGAGTTATTTATATGTCATTTCCCAaatctttaaaaattatcatttttcaatGTATAATCCCTATACAAATGCATGGATGATCAGACCATACAATACAATGAAGAACATAAAAGAAacaatagaaacaaaaattgcattttaatagatattaaaagaagttacattATAAGGGTGTTAGTTGCTAGGCTCCCAAAAGAGGAgatttagcctctcatagttatgagagactttacacttTAGGGATTAATATAGatggaagaagaaaatagaTGGATAAAGGAAGATGAGAGAATGGTTAGAGAAAGAGATTTTTCCTATGAGAGATGCTTAGGCTTTGGATGTATTTAATAGAAAGCTCTAAGTCTCGGTgtgtctttctcctttgcttcctACTCATTTTATAGGTCCGAGATAGCTTAAAATCCACGCGACCTCGTGCTAAGCGCACCCCTTCTAGGCTTAGCAGAATGataacgcgctaagcgcgacaaTGTCTGGGCTTAACGAGGCGTtcacgcgcttagcgcaagatTTCGTGCTAAGGGTGCCTTTGTGCTTCTTTGTGGATTTTTTTCCACGTTAAGCTTAAGCTTGACCACTAAGTAAGGATGTGTGCTGAGCCTAATTTGTACGCTATGCGAGTTATCTCTGTTTTcaactttttattcaagtttttgcattaatttttctctaaaacacttgtaatttatttcttttgaatcctactaataaaaaattcacatgATATTAAATTcctcattattttattaaaaacaacattaaaataaagaaattttaattattcttagccaaaattaactatcatttaaatttaaatttcgtAGTTATTAACAAATCTCATAggtatttgttaatatatacttacttattttttaaagtatgtTAACAAGTTACATTCAACTAcattttaagattaattataatttactaacatatatattataaaaaacaaatggaTTTAGGTTAacaaatcttatatattataatatgtatattttcttAACAAGGTTTAAAGTCTGACATATCTATCTACTTCTcaacaaaaataacattattgagATAAATATTGGTCCTTCCGCCGTTTCTCAATGACATTTAAAGGTTATTAgatataaatgtatttttttccaatgaaagtttgaaattttTGGCATACTTATTAAATTAGCTACTACTACCATTCATAGCAACATGACATGTCACTAGATATACAAAGTTGTCTATGAAATAAGTATAATTGTTCAACAATGTTAGTGTAAATATATGTTTACAATGTATACTTTTACTGTTATTCATCCTGTATGTTAATTTAACTAATGACTAATTTATGTAAGAAAATTCGAATAGTTACTTTTAGTAAGATGTATTCTTCtctccatattttttttatctttaaaacttGAAATTTGTAAGCACAATTTTACTCGTGTCAAcagtagtttttttcttttcctttttaggaaaaatagtaGTTGTTCTTATTTCTTCTCAtacattttacaaataaaatcaCATAAAAAGAAACTTTATCTGAGTAATTTTACGAATAAGAAGTTCGGTCAAGTCATTAATGTTTTCTAACTCTTAGCGTTTTTTTTAGGGTCAAACGTAATGGGTGCATCATTCAACTGGAACATCAATGGTATTATAAGGAAACAAAACCCGCGTTCAGGTAATTAATTTATAAGgtgattgttttcttgtctaGTAGTGTTTAACACAGTTGATATTGAATATGAGATATTTGGTTAATCTAGAATAGTTTTAAATTAGTTGATTCACGTATTAGATGATATAAGAAGAGTtagattaataataaaattattataaaaagacttgatttaaaaattataaaaataagagtaTAACGTAAATAcgaagtttatttttatttcttacaaaaTAAACAAGAGGTTAATGAGTCTCAAGAAAATAAGATCGATCAGgttataattattaaagttattttttctgTTGTTAAAGAATATTGATATTCTTGGAGCATTGTCTAATAtgaagcaaataaataaataaaagaaagcaaGGTGGTGGTGAGAGCGCGTGGGTTAATAATAATTGTTGAATGCGCCGGTGAGGTAGCTAAAGACTAGGATTAAAGGAGAGAGTAGGTTCAATGACAGTGAGGCAATGAATCATGAATTTCGACGCCAGACACAGCATTAGACGCACCCACGTGtattaacaataacaaaaagggaaaagaaaataataaatgaaaagataaaaggtaagtcgatgagagagagagagagccatAAATAAAGGTGGTAGAGAGAGATGAAAAGCGAGGAAGGTGAAGCGGAAAAGGTGGAAAAATTGGGAGAAAAGTTAAGGCGAGGGGTATTGGTAGGGAAAAGTAGGGGCCCCTGCACTCCAACTCACACTCACAACTACCATAGCAGCAGCGTTCTTTCTGTTTCTGCTAGAAAGCTCGCCGCGGCTCTCTGGGAATTCAACCACTCTTTCCCACTCTTTCAAATGCATCATCATCGTTCTGCTAACAACGCTTCCGCTGCTGCTGCCGGCGGAGCTGGCGCTGATCCCAGACTTCGCCGCCACCACCATTACATCCTTCATAAGGACAGGGCTCCGGACATCTCCAACTTTTTGGCTGATGCTTCTCCCAGTTCCCCCGATCAGGTACTCCTTCTTTTCTCTTGGCGATGCAAGATTCACTTCATGATCCTTGAAGGCTGTTGGGGATTTATgtttactactactactactactactaggttaagaaataataatagtttttttctctctctctttacagTATCTATGTTGACTTGTCGTTTATGATATTAATGACAAATGTTGTTTCAGCATCTGCGATTTATACTTTATTTGGAAAACTTCCTCACTTGTCTGTTTTTTACAGGGTACATTGAATCTAAATTGGGTGAATTTTAATGTACCTGATTTCTTTTGCTTATTTTATGCTGATGCTGCCTATGAACGGACATTTTCCCATAAAACTTCCTCTTTCGTTTTGTGTAATCAGTACCtgctttcactttttttttggattatggTCGTGATGCCTTCTTTGAAGATCAGATAATAATTGCCTTGGTAGttgtaaatgaaaattttaattccGTGTTGCGTCTATAAGCATTGACACATGTTTAGATGGTAATGTGAAGTCATGCACTTCCTCTAACCTTGTGAGTGGTAATGGAGACAGCAGTTCTCATTGACATTTTTGAATCATTTGTAGAGGCACATCTGAAGTCATTTAAACTGATATTTCTCTGCTCTTTCATCAGCCTGCTAGTGCAAGCAGTTTGAGGAGGCATGTTGCAGCATCTCTAATGCAGCATCATCGGGCAATTGAGAGAAATAATCATGCACTACAACCTTTATCTCCAGCAAGTTACGGTAGTTCCATGGAGGTGTGCATCAACCTTGCCCCAAACCTCCTTTTTCTTCTCTACAGTACTGGCTAACActattaaaacttaaatataaagaGGCACATGATAATATCCTTCAAAGTAAACATGTTTCTTTTGCGTGATCTACCAATTTGGCATCTTGGAATTGTATAATGTGGATATATACATAGTAGTCACAATTTCAATGTACAAGATCGACTAGGCTTTAGGAGTTCTCTGGATAATAGTCTATCAGTGTATCATgggagaaataaaaattattatgagtAAGCAATTTCCCTCGTACAGAGAAATTCTgtcaataactaattttatataatataacgaATAACATACCAATAACAGCTATGTTGTACTTAGTTTGCtgccaaaataatttttcagaaTGATATCTATAAATAGAACATATGTAATAAATCATGAAGTTTGTCTAAAGAATGAAACAATTTCAAAATTGTAGATATATTTCAGAATAAATTCCCACTGAAGTGTAGGTCTTTCTAAACATTAGTGCTAGAACTACCTTCTTGTGCCAGAGAGTGTATTCTCAAATATTTACTGCAAATACTAGGCTGATCATTCATCATCTGTTGTGTACGAAGGATAGTTAATATTTATCCCTACTTTACTCTAGCAGCTTGTCTATTGTTTTGATAAATATCCGATACTTTATTGAATCCTGTGCTTGTCCTTTCTTGAGTTGCAGATGACACCCTATAATCCTGGAGCCACTCCTACTAGTTCCTTGGAATTTAAGGGAAGGATTGGGGATCCGCACTATAGTCTCAAAACATCTACGGAACTGCTAAAAGTGCTAAATAGAATATGGAGCTTGGAAGAACAACATGCTTCTAACATTTCATTGATAAAAGCATTAAAATCAGAACTAGATCATGCACGCGTTCGGATCAAAGAGTTGCTTCGAGACCGACAAGCAGATCGCCATGAGATTGATGACCTGATGAAGCAAATTGCAGAGGATAAATTGGTTCGGAAGAGTAAGGAGCAGGATCGACTCCATGCTGCCGTTCAATCAGTTAGGGATGAACTTGAGGATGAGAGGAAATTAAGAAAACGATCAGAGAGCATACACAGGAAACTAGCTCGGGATCTTTCTGAGGTGAAGTCATCTCTGACTAGCGCTGTAAAAGAATTGAATCAAGAGAGAACAAGAAGAAAACTATTGGAGGACCTATGTGATGAATTTGCCAGGGGAATAAATGAATACGAACGGGAGGTGCATACTGTCAAACACAAGTCTGATAAGGATTGGGTTCAAGGGGCTGATCAGGATCGTTTGATCCTCCACATATCTGAATCGTGGCTGGATGAACGTATGCAAATGCAGCTGGAAGCAGGTCAGAATGGTTTTACGGACAAGTCCATAGTCGATAAACTAAGTCTTGAAATAGAGACTTTCCTTAAAGCTAAACAAAATAGTAGGGGTTCAGAAAATGTTGCAGTAAGGAATCGCCGTAATTCCTTGGAATCTGTACCATTGAATGATCGTGTCAGTGCACCACAAGAGGTTGGTGATGACGATGATTCTGTGGGCAGTGATTCAAATTGTTTTGAGTTGAATAAGCCAAGCAACAAG of Glycine soja cultivar W05 chromosome 1, ASM419377v2, whole genome shotgun sequence contains these proteins:
- the LOC114425231 gene encoding uncharacterized protein At5g41620-like: MKSEEGEAEKVEKLGEKLRRGVLVGKSRGPCTPTHTHNYHSSSVLSVSARKLAAALWEFNHSFPLFQMHHHRSANNASAAAAGGAGADPRLRRHHHYILHKDRAPDISNFLADASPSSPDQPASASSLRRHVAASLMQHHRAIERNNHALQPLSPASYGSSMEMTPYNPGATPTSSLEFKGRIGDPHYSLKTSTELLKVLNRIWSLEEQHASNISLIKALKSELDHARVRIKELLRDRQADRHEIDDLMKQIAEDKLVRKSKEQDRLHAAVQSVRDELEDERKLRKRSESIHRKLARDLSEVKSSLTSAVKELNQERTRRKLLEDLCDEFARGINEYEREVHTVKHKSDKDWVQGADQDRLILHISESWLDERMQMQLEAGQNGFTDKSIVDKLSLEIETFLKAKQNSRGSENVAVRNRRNSLESVPLNDRVSAPQEVGDDDDSVGSDSNCFELNKPSNKGSKVYEEEPVDKIFKETSKTNQRKKKPIPREGLKHRSPSSLQVKFEEQMAWAMSSDSNKKSQSIDADQGKITDTRPVEGTVSERSEHFEIYENDDSERKNNPAELNNSSKNHIIDNLIRGQLLASEGGNMHAENNYGEASCSNAGWRNQASPVKQWMAKLASQDLDISEASKVPSGSKESNTLKAKLLEARSKGQRSCLKALKGSF